The following are encoded together in the Pseudoxanthomonas sp. YR558 genome:
- the cysN gene encoding sulfate adenylyltransferase subunit CysN, which yields MSELSGNMPTDIGSYLKQHEAKPLLRFITCGSVDDGKSTLIGRLLYDSKRLFDDQLAALEKDSRKHGTQGERIDYALLLDGLAAEREQGITIDVAYRYFDTDQRKFIVADCPGHEQYTRNMATGASTADLAVVLVDARKGLLTQTHRHSYIVSLLGIRHVVLAVNKMDLVGFDEAVFTGIVADYRALAQRLGIAEVTCIPLSALEGDNLSSRSARTPWYAGPALLEHLEQVQVEAQESGDGLRLPVQWVNRPHQNFRGYAGTIAAGQVKSGDEVVVLPSSRRTRVAQVLDANGEVTSASAGQAVTLTLAEEIDISRGDVIAAAGDPPEVADQFAAHLLWMSDAPLLPGRPYLLKIGARTVSATVTEIKHRIDVNTQEHLAAKRLELNEVGYCNLSLDEPIAFEAYARNRALGGFILIDRYDNATAGAGTLDFALRRAGNVHWQHVDVDKAARARQKGQTPKVLWFTGLSGAGKSTIANLVDKRLHALGYHSFLLDGDNVRHGLNRDLGFTDEDRVENIRRVAEVAKLMTDAGLIVLVSFISPFRAERRMARERFDDGEFVEVFVDVPLSVAESRDVKGLYKKARAGLIPNFTGIDSPYEAPEHPDLHLDAGGADPEALALQVLAHLGLD from the coding sequence ATGAGCGAGCTTTCCGGCAACATGCCCACCGATATCGGCAGCTACCTCAAGCAGCACGAAGCCAAGCCGCTGCTGCGCTTCATCACCTGCGGCAGCGTGGACGATGGCAAGAGCACCCTGATCGGCCGCCTGCTGTACGACAGCAAGCGGCTGTTCGACGACCAATTGGCTGCACTGGAGAAGGACAGCCGCAAGCACGGCACCCAGGGCGAGCGCATCGACTACGCGTTGCTGCTGGACGGCCTGGCCGCCGAGCGCGAGCAGGGCATCACCATCGACGTGGCCTACCGCTACTTCGACACCGACCAGCGCAAGTTCATCGTCGCCGACTGCCCGGGCCACGAGCAGTACACCCGCAACATGGCCACCGGCGCGTCCACCGCGGACCTGGCCGTGGTGCTGGTGGATGCGCGCAAGGGCCTGCTGACTCAGACCCATCGGCACAGTTACATCGTCTCGCTGCTCGGCATCCGGCACGTGGTGCTGGCGGTGAACAAGATGGACCTGGTGGGGTTCGACGAGGCTGTGTTCACGGGCATCGTCGCCGACTACCGCGCGCTGGCGCAGCGCCTGGGCATTGCCGAGGTCACCTGCATCCCGCTGTCGGCGCTGGAAGGCGACAACCTGTCGTCGCGCTCGGCGCGCACGCCCTGGTACGCCGGGCCCGCACTGCTGGAGCACCTGGAGCAGGTGCAGGTGGAGGCGCAGGAAAGCGGCGACGGCCTTCGCCTGCCGGTGCAGTGGGTAAATCGCCCGCACCAGAACTTCCGCGGCTATGCCGGCACGATCGCCGCGGGGCAGGTGAAGTCCGGCGACGAGGTAGTGGTGCTGCCATCGTCGCGCCGCACACGCGTCGCCCAAGTGCTGGACGCCAACGGCGAGGTCACGTCGGCATCGGCCGGGCAGGCCGTCACGCTGACCCTGGCCGAGGAGATCGACATCAGCCGCGGCGACGTGATCGCCGCCGCCGGCGATCCGCCCGAAGTGGCGGACCAGTTCGCCGCCCACCTGCTGTGGATGTCGGATGCGCCGCTGCTGCCGGGCCGGCCCTACCTGCTGAAGATCGGCGCGCGCACCGTGTCGGCCACGGTCACCGAGATCAAGCACCGCATCGACGTGAACACCCAGGAGCACCTGGCCGCGAAGCGGCTGGAGCTCAACGAGGTAGGCTACTGCAACCTCAGCCTCGACGAACCGATCGCCTTCGAGGCCTATGCGCGCAACCGCGCACTCGGTGGCTTCATCCTAATCGACCGCTACGACAATGCGACGGCCGGTGCCGGCACCCTGGACTTCGCCCTGCGCCGCGCCGGCAACGTGCACTGGCAGCACGTCGACGTGGACAAGGCCGCGCGTGCGCGCCAGAAAGGCCAAACGCCGAAGGTGCTCTGGTTCACCGGCCTGTCCGGCGCGGGCAAGTCGACCATCGCCAACCTGGTGGACAAGCGCCTGCATGCGCTGGGTTACCACAGCTTCCTGCTGGACGGCGACAACGTGCGCCACGGCCTGAACCGCGACCTCGGATTCACCGACGAGGACCGCGTGGAGAACATCCGCCGCGTCGCCGAGGTGGCGAAGCTGATGACCGATGCGGGCCTGATCGTGCTGGTCAGCTTCATCTCGCCGTTCCGCGCCGAGCGCCGGATGGCACGCGAGCGCTTCGACGACGGCGAGTTCGTCGAGGTCTTCGTCGACGTGCCGCTGTCGGTGGCCGAGTCGCGCGACGTGAAGGGGTTGTACAAGAAGGCGCGCGCCGGGCTGATCCCCAACTTCACCGGCATCGATTCGCCGTACGAGGCGCCGGAACATCCCGATCTGCACCTGGATGCGGGGGGCGCCGATCCGGAGGCGCTGGCCCTGCAGGTGCTGGCCCATCTCGGACTCGACTGA
- the cysD gene encoding sulfate adenylyltransferase subunit CysD, translating to MTAVHRLSHLDRLEAESIHILREVAAEFRNPVLLYSVGKDSSVLLHLLLKAFAPAGPPIPLLHVDTRWKFREMIAFRDRRAAETGVDLRVHINPDGIARDIGPITHGATVHTDVMKTQGLKQALDHYRFDAAIGGARRDEEKSRAKERVFSFRNDKHRWDPKNQRPELWNLYNARINTGESVRVFPLSNWTELDIWLYIYRENIPVVPLYFAAERPVVERDGALLMVDDDRLPMREGEVPQQRRVRFRTLGCYPLTGAIESEADSLEKIIAEMLVTTSSERQGRVIDHDPGASMEKKKLEGYF from the coding sequence ATGACCGCCGTACACCGCCTGTCCCATCTCGACCGCCTGGAAGCGGAAAGCATCCACATCCTCAGGGAGGTCGCTGCCGAGTTCCGCAATCCGGTGCTGCTGTATTCGGTGGGCAAGGACAGTTCGGTGCTGCTGCACCTGCTGCTGAAGGCGTTTGCCCCGGCCGGGCCGCCGATCCCGCTGCTGCACGTGGACACGCGCTGGAAGTTCCGCGAGATGATCGCCTTCCGCGACCGGCGCGCCGCCGAGACCGGCGTGGACCTGCGCGTGCATATCAATCCGGATGGCATCGCCCGCGACATCGGCCCGATCACCCACGGTGCCACCGTCCACACTGACGTGATGAAGACCCAGGGCCTGAAACAGGCGCTGGACCACTACCGCTTCGATGCAGCCATCGGCGGTGCCCGCCGCGACGAGGAGAAATCGCGCGCCAAGGAGCGCGTGTTCTCGTTCCGCAACGACAAGCATCGCTGGGATCCGAAGAACCAGCGTCCGGAGCTGTGGAACCTCTACAACGCCCGCATCAACACCGGTGAGAGCGTGCGCGTGTTCCCGCTGTCGAACTGGACCGAGCTGGATATCTGGCTCTACATCTACCGCGAGAACATCCCGGTGGTCCCGCTGTACTTCGCCGCCGAGCGGCCCGTCGTCGAACGCGACGGCGCGCTGCTGATGGTCGACGACGACCGCTTGCCGATGCGCGAGGGCGAAGTGCCGCAGCAGCGTCGCGTGCGCTTCCGCACGCTGGGCTGCTATCCGTTGACCGGCGCGATCGAGTCCGAGGCCGACTCGCTGGAGAAGATCATCGCCGAGATGCTCGTCACCACCAGCTCCGAGCGCCAGGGTCGGGTGATCGACCACGACCCGGGTGCGTCGATGGAGAAGAAGAAGCTGGAGGGCTATTTCTGA
- a CDS encoding assimilatory sulfite reductase (NADPH) flavoprotein subunit, with translation MSATQPVLAPIPLAEERRALLAQAVSGLDGASLWWISGYAAGLAQAQLAPQASPAALPKAIAPAAGAQAAQRLTIVYGSQTGNARRAAEALSQQAEAAGLSVRLLRADAYPQRELASERLLYIVISTQGEGDPPDDSIGLVEFLRGKRAPKLPELKYAVLGLGDSSYADFCGIASRLDARLAELGGSRLFAAGLADLDIDTVATPWREQALAHARDLLKAPAAATTPLATVTPLRPGHAAAWSHEHPFPAELLLNQRISGRDFKGPRFGQHGAADKDVRHIELSLEGSGLQYEPGDALGIRHRNPAALVDAVLDALHLDGNAAVSEGSDTLPLREWLAARRELTRLSRPFLATHAAHAQAEELNALLAPAQNAALAQLSNTHQLIDVLRRWPAGWSAQELVAALRPLAPRLYSIASSRKRVGEEAHLTVDVLGYEAFGHAHGGAASGFLAALDEGDQVPVYIEANERFRVPADGSRDILMIGPGTGVAPFRGFVQERAETGARGRNWLFFGAPHFNHGFFYQSEWQDALRSGELHRLDLAFSRDQARKIYVQDRLRERGREVYDWLQNGAHLYVCGAIGMGKDVHAALHAIVVEHGGLDEDSAREYLVNLQTEGRYGRDVY, from the coding sequence ATGTCCGCCACCCAGCCTGTCCTCGCCCCCATCCCCCTCGCGGAGGAACGGCGGGCGCTGCTGGCCCAGGCGGTGTCCGGCCTGGATGGCGCGAGCCTGTGGTGGATCTCCGGCTATGCCGCTGGATTGGCGCAGGCCCAGCTGGCGCCGCAGGCCTCGCCCGCCGCGTTGCCGAAAGCGATCGCCCCGGCCGCCGGTGCGCAGGCCGCGCAGCGCCTGACCATCGTCTACGGCAGCCAGACCGGCAACGCACGCCGTGCCGCCGAGGCGCTGTCCCAACAAGCCGAAGCCGCCGGACTGTCGGTCCGCCTGTTGCGCGCAGACGCCTACCCGCAGCGCGAACTGGCCAGCGAGCGCCTGCTCTATATCGTCATCAGCACCCAGGGCGAAGGCGACCCGCCGGACGACAGCATCGGCCTGGTCGAATTCCTGCGCGGCAAGCGCGCGCCCAAGCTGCCGGAACTGAAGTACGCCGTGCTCGGCCTGGGCGATTCCAGCTATGCCGACTTCTGCGGCATCGCGTCGCGGCTGGATGCACGCCTGGCCGAACTCGGCGGCAGCCGGCTGTTCGCTGCGGGCCTGGCCGACCTCGACATCGACACCGTCGCCACGCCATGGCGCGAACAGGCCCTGGCCCACGCCCGCGACCTGCTGAAAGCACCGGCGGCGGCCACAACCCCGTTGGCGACCGTCACCCCGCTGCGCCCGGGTCACGCCGCCGCGTGGTCGCACGAGCACCCGTTCCCGGCCGAGCTGCTGCTCAACCAGCGCATCAGCGGCCGCGACTTCAAGGGGCCGCGCTTCGGCCAACACGGCGCTGCCGACAAGGATGTGCGCCACATCGAGCTGTCGCTGGAAGGCAGCGGCCTGCAGTACGAGCCCGGCGATGCGCTGGGCATCCGCCATCGCAATCCTGCCGCGCTCGTCGATGCGGTGCTCGATGCGCTGCACCTGGACGGCAACGCCGCGGTCAGCGAAGGTAGCGACACCCTGCCGCTGCGCGAGTGGCTGGCCGCGCGCCGCGAACTGACCCGGCTGTCGCGCCCGTTCCTGGCCACGCATGCGGCGCATGCGCAGGCGGAGGAACTCAACGCGCTGCTCGCACCCGCACAGAACGCCGCGCTGGCGCAGTTGTCCAACACGCACCAGCTGATCGACGTGCTGCGCCGCTGGCCCGCCGGCTGGAGCGCGCAGGAGCTGGTCGCCGCGCTGCGCCCGCTCGCGCCACGCCTGTACTCGATCGCCTCCAGCCGCAAGCGCGTCGGCGAGGAAGCGCACCTGACCGTCGACGTGCTGGGTTACGAAGCGTTCGGCCACGCGCATGGTGGCGCGGCCAGCGGTTTCTTGGCGGCGCTGGACGAAGGCGACCAGGTGCCGGTGTACATCGAGGCCAACGAGCGCTTCCGCGTGCCGGCCGACGGCAGCCGCGACATCCTGATGATCGGTCCGGGTACTGGCGTGGCGCCGTTCCGCGGCTTCGTGCAGGAGCGTGCGGAGACCGGCGCGCGCGGCCGCAACTGGCTGTTCTTCGGCGCCCCGCACTTCAACCACGGCTTCTTCTACCAGAGCGAGTGGCAGGACGCGCTGCGCAGCGGCGAACTGCACCGCCTGGACCTGGCGTTCTCGCGCGACCAGGCGCGCAAGATCTACGTACAGGACCGCCTGCGCGAGCGCGGCCGCGAGGTTTACGACTGGCTGCAGAACGGCGCGCACCTGTACGTCTGCGGCGCCATAGGCATGGGCAAGGACGTGCACGCCGCCTTGCACGCGATCGTCGTCGAGCACGGCGGGCTGGACGAGGATTCGGCGCGCGAGTACCTGGTGAATCTGCAGACGGAGGGGCGCTACGGGCGCGACGTGTACTGA